In Strix aluco isolate bStrAlu1 chromosome 36, bStrAlu1.hap1, whole genome shotgun sequence, one genomic interval encodes:
- the LOC141917269 gene encoding olfactory receptor 14A16-like, with amino-acid sequence MSNASSITEFLLLAFADTRELQLLHFWLFLGIYLAALLGNGLIITAIACDHHLHTPMYFFLLNLSILDLGSISTTLPKAMHNSLWDNMDISYYRCATQVFFFLFLMVGECFLLTVMSYDRYIAICKPLHYGTLLGSRACVHMAATAWGSGFLYAVLHTANTFSLPLCHGNILHHFFCEIPQILKLSCSHSYLREVGLIVVSACLFFGCFVFIVVSYVQILRAVLRIPSEQGRHKAFSTCLPHLAVVSLFINTGVFAYLKPPSVSSPYLDLVFAVLYSVVTPTLNPLIYSMRNQELKDSLRKLIGCFLAVIDCQTSSANNSQCMS; translated from the coding sequence ATGTCCAACGcaagctccatcactgagttcctcctcttGGCATTCGCAGACActcgggagctgcagctcttgcacttctggctcttcctgggcatctacctggctgccctcctgggcaatggcctcatcatcaccgccattgcctgtgaccaccacctacacacccccatgtactttttcctcctcaacctctccatcctcgacctgggctccatctccaccactctccccaaagccatgcacaattccctctgggacaacatGGACATTTCCTACTACAGATGTGCCACAcaggtctttttctttctgttcttgatGGTGGGGGAGTGTTTCCTTCTCACTGtcatgtcctacgaccgctacattgccatctgcaaaccGCTGCATtatgggaccctcctgggcagcagagcttgtgtccacatggcagcaacTGCCTGGGGTAGTGGGTTTCTCTATGCTGTGCTACACACCgcaaacacattttcactaccactctgccatGGCAACATCTTGCACcattttttctgtgaaatcccccagatcctcaagctctcctgctcacactcctacctcagggaagttgggcttatTGTGGTTAGTGCCTGTTtattttttggatgttttgttttcattgtggtgtcctatgtgcagatcttgagggccgtgctgaggatcccctctgagcagggacggcacaaagccttttccacgtgcctccctcacctggctgtggtctccctctTTATTAACACTGGTGTGTTTGCCTACCTGAAACCACCCTCTGTGTCCTCCCCATATCTGGACCTGGTGTTTGCAGTCCTGTACTCAGTGGTAACTCCAACactgaaccccctcatctacagcatgaggaaccaggagctcAAGGATTCCCTGAGGAAATTGATTGGTTGTTTTTTAGCAGTCATAGACTGTCAAACTTCCTCTGCAAACAACTCCCAGTGTATGTCATGA